From Polycladomyces subterraneus:
AAATGAAGGGCGTCGAGGTCATCCCGGTGGAACGCCTTGATGAAGTGTTGATCCATGCATTGAAAATGTCCGAACCGAAAGAGGACCCGTCGGTTTCGGGTACGCGTCTGTTTTCCCCATCCCCGGCTCCGCTGATGTCCTCCCCTTTGAAACCGGAGGGTGAAAGTCGGGGGAATGTGTGATAAGATGCCTGTAAGAAGGGGGCGAACATTCGATTCACACGAATTCGCCCCTTTTCCCATCCAGCGCTTCTCATCCCTTTCCTGTCATGGACAAAAGTAAGTGAATAAGATAAAATCGAACAAAGCTCGACCTACCGATACTCCCACAAGCGTCATCACAGCAGTGGAGGTGCTCAAACGGCCGTGAAAGAGGAGCAGCGCATATTGCCGTTGTTGCCATTGCGCGGATTGATCGTCTATCCGAGCATGGTGCTTCATTTGGATGTTGGCCGGGAACGCTCAGTCAAGGCGTTGGAACAGGCAATGGTCGACGAGAACCTGATTGTGTTGTCAACCCAACGTGAAGTTCATATAGAGGAACCGTCGCCGGACGACATTTATCGGATGGGGACAATTGCCCGCGTCCGTCAGATGCTGAAGTTGCCCAACGGCACGATTCGCGTGTTGGTGGAGGGTTTGCATCGGGCGACCATCGACGAATTTCTCGATGAACAAACATTTTACCGGGTTCGTGTCACCCAACTGGCGCCCCAGGTGAAAGACGATCTGCAATTGGAAGCGCTGATGCGCTCCGTATTGGACTATTTTGAGCAATACTTACGTTTATCCAAAAAGGTGTCGCCGGAGACGTATTCGGCGGTGGCGGACATTGACGATCCCGGTCGGCTCGCCGACATCATCGCATCCCATCTGCCGCTGAAGATCGCCGACAAGCAAAAAATCTTGGAGACGATTGACGTCCATAAGCGATTGGAAACGCTTCTTGAAATGCTTAATGATGAGCGGGAAGTGTTGGAGCTGGAGCGCAAGATCAGCCAGCGCGTCAAGAAGCAGATGGAGAAAACGCAAAAAGAGTATTACCTGCGTGAACAGATGAAGGCGATCCAACGGGAGCTTGGAGAAAAAGAAGGCCGTGTCGGCGAAGTGGAGGAGCTGCGGGAACAACTGTCCAAGCTGGATGCGCCCGATTATGTGGTGGAAAAAGTGGAAAAAGAGATTGAACGGCTGGAAAAAATCCCGACCACCTCAGCGGAAGGGGGCGTCATCCGCACGTATGTGGAATGGTTGCTCCAACTTCCTTGGCGCAAGGAAACGAAGGATGATCTCGACCTGAAAAAAGCGGAAAAAATTTTGGATGAGGATCATTACGGTTTGGAAAAAGCCAAAGAGCGGGTACTGGAGTACCTGGCTGTCCAGAAAATGGTGAAAAAGCTCAAAGGTCCCATCCTGTGTCTGGTGGGCCCGCCAGGGGTGGGGAAAACCTCATTGGCTCGCTCGGTTGCCCGCGCCCTCAACCGGAAGTTTGTGCGCGTCTCCTTGGGCGGTGTGCGGGATGAGGCGGAGATCCGCGGTCACCGGCGCACGTATGTCGGCGCGTTGCCCGGGCGGATCATTCAGGGGATGAAAACAGCAGGCACGATCAATCCGGTCTTTTTGCTGGATGAGATCGATAAAATGTCGGCCGATTTTCGCGGTGACCCGGCTGCAGCGTTGTTGGAAGTGTTGGACCCGGAACAAAACGCCACGTTCAGCGATCATTACATCGAAATTCCCTATGATTTGTCCAAAGTAATGTTCATCACCACCGCCAACAATCTGTATGGTATTCCGCGTCCGCTGTTGGACCGGATGGAGGTTTTGAACATCTCTGGCTACACCGAGCTAGAAAAGGAACAGATCGCCAAAGGTTACCTGATCCCCAAACAGATGAAAGAGCACGGTTTGGCCAAGGATCAGTTGCAAATTCACAAAGACGCGATATTAAAAGTGATCCGTCACTACACCCGGGAGGCGGGCGTGCGCAATCTAGAGCGCACGATCGGCACCTTGTGCCGCAAAGCGGCGAAACTGCTGGTTACCGGTGAGAAGAAAAAAGTGGTGATCACCCCGAAAAACTTGGAGCAGTTCTTGGGGCCGGTCAAGTTTCGATATGGAAGAGCCGAAGAAACGGATCAAGTCGGAGCCGCCACGGGACTGGCGTGGACCGAAACGGGCGGCGACACGTTGACCATCGAGGTGACCGTACTGCCCGGCAAGGGGAAACTGACGTTGACCGGCAAATTGGGAGAAGTGATGAAGGAATCGGCTCAGGCTGCGTTCAGCTATATCCGTTCCCGAGCTGAGGAGTTCCACATCGATCCGGAATTTCATGAGAAAAACGATATTCACATCCACGTGCCGGAAGGGGCGATCCCCAAGGACGGACCATCCGCCGGGATCACCATGGCCACGGCACTTGTATCGGCGCTGACTGGTATCCCGATTTCCCGCCACGTGGCAATGACGGGCGAGATTACATTGCGCGGTCGTGTGTTGCCGATCGGGGGCCTTAAGGAAAAAGCGCTCAGCGCGCACCGCGCCGGCATCCGTCATGTCCTGATACCCAAAGATAACGAGAAGGATTTGGAAGATGTGCCCGAGAGTGTCCGCCGTGATTTGACGTTTACGTTGGTGGAGCATATGGACGAAGTGTTGGCTCGGGCGTTGGTGAGGGATCCGCGTGAACGTAAAACAAGTTGAATTTGTCATCAGTGCGGTAAGACCGTCTCAATACCCTGAGGACGCCCTGCCGGAGATCGCTCTGGCCGGGCGTTCCAATGTGGGGAAGTCGTCGCTGATCAACCGAATGGTCCATCGTAAAAATCTCGCCCGGACCAGTTCCAAACCGGGGAAAACACAGACGATCAACTTTTATAGAGTGAATGGCCAGCTGTATTTTGCCGATATGCCAGGATACGGATTCGCCCGCGTTTCCAAGGAAACCAAAGCTGCCTGGGCCCGCATGATCGAAGGGTATCTGCTGAATCGACAGGAGCTGAAGGGGGTCATTCAAGTGGTGGATATACGCCATCCGCCCACCCGGGATGACCGCATGATGTATGATTGGTTGAAGCATTACGGCATCCCGGTGATTGTCGTCGCCACCAAAGCGGACAAGATCCCCCGGGGCAAATGGCCGAAGCATGTGAAACAAGTACGGGAAGGCATTCAGATCCGTGAGGACGACCCGTTCATCCTGTTTTCCGCCGAAACAGGTCAGGGCAAGGACGAGTTGTGGAACGCGATTGCGGCGCTTGTATCGGAAAGTTGATCAGGTGCCGCCCCTTTTCCGCATGAACCATTTATTTTATGATGGAATAGGCTATAAACGAGAAACCTGTCGTGTGATGCGGCAAGCGTGCGCAGAGAAAGGTTGGGAGAGGATTGGGTAAGAAACTTCGCGTAGCAGTGTTGTTCGGAGGGAAATCCGGAGAACACGAGGTCTCGATTCAATCAGCTGCCTCCGTTTTGAAAGCGATCGATCGAAATCGTTTCGACGTCATCCCGATTGCCATCGACAAGTCAGGGGAATGGCGCATCGGGCAGAAAGCGCTACCTTACCTGGAGGGAACAGGGGAACCGGCATTGTTGGAGGGACTGAAATCCGGTCTACCGGTCGTTTCCGTCCAGGGAGAGGGAATGGTACCGGCGTTGGATTGGGATGCGGTGGATGTGGTGTTTCCCGTGCTGCACGGCACGTATGGTGAGGACGGCACCATTCAGGGCTTTTTTGAATTGGCCAACATTCCGTATGTGGGAGCGGGTGTTCTCGCTTCGGCCGTGGGCATGGACAAGGTGATGATGAAAAAAATCTTCGCCCAGGAAGGATTGCCGCAGGGAAGGTTTTCTCATGTTCTCCGTTCCCGGTTGGAACGGGAGATGGATCAAGTGATTGAGGAAATTGAAACGGCTTTTGATTATCCCGTTTTTCTCAAACCGGCCAATCTGGGATCCAGTGTGGGTATCTCCAAGGCCACAAACCGGGAAGAGCTGATAAAGGGATTGCGTTTGGCCGCGCAGTACGACCGTAAAGTCGTGGTGGAAGAGTTCATTCCGGCCCGGGAAGTGGAAGTGGCGGTGTTGGGCAATGACGATCCGCAAGCGTCCGTGCCGGGGGAAATCGTCTCTTCCAACGACTTTTACGATTACCGCGCCAAATACATCGACGGCAAATCGGAGATGCGCATCCCGGCTGAATTGCCCGCGGAAACGGTCAAAGAGATCCGGCAATTGGCTGTGAAAGCATACCGGGCGATCGATTGCAGCGGTTTGGCCCGCGTCGACTTCTTTGTCCGCAAGGACAATGGTCAGGTTTTGATCAACGAGATCAACACATTGCCCGGGTTTACGCAATATAGCATGTACCCCAAGCTGTGGGAACACAGTGGTTTGTCCTATACGGACCTGATCACCAAGCTGATCGAACTGGCGATAGAACGTCATCAGGAGAAGGAAAAGACAGTCACCACCCTGGAGTTGGATGAACCAAAATAAAACGACAGAAGGCGGTTCCATACGAACCGCCTTTTTCATTTTCGCATCACAATCAGAACGAAACCGAGCAAGACGATCAAAGCCGGCCAATAGGTGTGCAAGGTGTCGGAGATACCTGCCAGTCCTTCTACTTCTTTAATCTTTGGCCATGCGAACAAACCGACGGCGATCAGAAGCGCGCCGATGATACCGTTTTGTCGTTCCTTGAAGACCAATGCCCGTACCAAAAAGGCAGCGCCGACGATCCAGAGGATCATGCTCCAATGCTTCGGCCATGTGGGTATGTACAAAGGCGCCCATAACTGTAGTCCCACACCCGTCAGCATCGCCGCCCATAACGTCAGGTTGCGATTGCGACGGGTGATCGCCGCCAGCAGGAGAATCAGCCCTGCGAACAACAGTCCGAACTCCCAGTGCCACAATCGATCGGTATAAGGCCAGTCGGTTTTGACCATCAACAACCCAACGCCAATGATGATCAATCCCAGGCCCATCCATTTGGACCGCATATCTCGGAACGCTCACCTCGCTGAAATTCCTGTATAATCGAACATACGGACAGCAATAGAAGGCGAAACAATCAAACTGTCGAAAGGGGTATCAATACCTGATGTTGAACCATCAGGAAACCTTGCTTTTTTGAGATGACCAACGGATTTTCTTCCACCAAGCCACGTCGATTTCGGCCAGGATCATACCCAGGAAGATCAACAGACAACCCACTTGTGCCGTAGCGTTCAAAGTGACGCCTTTGAACCAGTAGTCGCCCAGTGCAGCAAAAACCGGTTCCATCGCAAAGATAAGGGCCACCCGGTTGGGCGTGGTGTATTTTTGAAAATGGGTTTGTGCCCAAAAAGCCAATGCCGTACAGAATAAAGCGGTTACGATCAACGCGGTTGCCACGTCATGGTTCAGATATACGTCCGCGCGGAAAATCGCTGCGGGATTTTCCCAAATTGCGGAGGAGAGCAGACTGAAGAGCGCCACTGTTCCAATCTGCGCCGTGACGATCATGGAAGCATCCCCGTCCGGGGCGTATTTTCCCGTATATACTATCTGGAGAGCAAACGCAATCGCGCACAAAAAAGCGAGTACATCTCCAATGTTAATCGCAGAAAAATCCACAAAAGCGAGCAGGTACAAACCGAGAACGGAACATAAGACACCTGCGACAGCCGTGGGTTTGGGTTTGATCCGCAAGATGAAAAAGGATATCACGGGAACCAGCGTGACGGACAAGCCGGTCAGGAATCCGGACTTACCCGATGTGGTGTACAAGAGGCTCCAGGTTTGCAATGCGAACCCGAGATACAACCAGACACCCAGGAGCAGACCGAGATATCCAGCACGAAGGGCGCTTTCATTCGATCGATTGCGGGAAGTGACAGCAAAGGGAAGCATCAGCAAAAAAGCCAACCCGAAACGGACGGCCAAAAAAGAAAACGGAGGCAACACAGCGATGGCGTTTTGCACCAAGACGAATGTGATACCCCATATAAACGCGATTCCCAACAAGGTACCTTCTGCAATCCAGTGTTTGGACATCCACGCCCCTCCTTCAAACAAAGTTTGATCCCATCTTATCACATTTGCGGGAAAAAGGGTGAGATTTGCGAAAATAGCCGCTTTCGTCGAAAATAATGGATGAAGGGTTAAGGGGAAAAATGCGCCGACGCCGCGAAGCCCACGTGAAGTGAGGGAAAGGCGGGAAGTGATGAGAAACTGGAAAAAAGCATGGGAAAGGGCATTGATGACCGCCGTCATCATGACGGGGTGGGGATGGATGGTATACGATTTGATTCACCCCGTTACTTTTTCGGCAGGTTGGTCTGTGCTAGTGTTGCTCGGGATTTACCTGTTTGTTGTGGAGTATCATCCCCATCCGGCAGGCGGGGGGAAAGTGACCCTTCATTTTCCGCTTTTATATGCGTTGAGTTCCTGGTTTTCACCCCCTATCGCCGGATTGATCTTCGTCGATGTCGTATTAGTCGTCACTTGGTTGAAGCGTCAGTCGTTTTCCCGATCACTCTTTCGAACTGGATATACGTTGATCGGCCTGTTTGCCGCCAGTGTAGCGCATCATGTGGTCCGTCCGTGGTTGAGCGGTTTGGCGCCGTTGTCCCAGTTGCTGTTCGGTCTGATCACGTTTTTATTGGTGTATGAGTTGGTAAGTAAAGGGATTCGTGACAGCGTCGAACAGCTGATGCCCGCCTCCCGACGCGGCAGAACTTGGTGGGGGAGTTGGCCCTTGGAACCCGGTTTGCTGTTACTCTCCTTCCTGTATTGCACCGTGGCCATCGTGTTTGAAGTACCGCGGCAACCGTACGGTTTTTTGGGCATCGCCTTTTTCTTCGCGCCGTTGGCCGGTTTCGCCGTTCTGTTGAACATCATCGCCCGCCTCAAACGGCAACAGCAGAAGATGGAGCTGTTATTCGTCATCGCGACGCGGATCAATCAAACACTCGACTTGCGCAAAGTTATGAAAGAAACATTGATTCCGTTGTCCAAAGTGATCGATTATACATACGGTGTCGTATACTTGTTGCGCGACGGACTGTTATACCCGGAAGTATTTGCAGGGGAGGAAACGTTGAAGGTCAAGCATCGGCCGTTGCCGCTCAACCGTGGCTTGAGCGGATGGGTCGCCTCCCACGCGAAACCCGCCTGTATCCATGATGTGCGCAAGGATCCCCGTTGCAAGGGTACGCCGACGGATGCGGAGGGGGTCAAATCCCTCTTGTCGGTACCGTTGGAAGTCAATGGGGAAGTGATGGGCGTTATCACCCTGGGTAAAACGGAAACCTACGGTTTTCGCGATATGGATTTGCGCTTTCTCACTGTATTGGCCAGTCAAGCGGTGGTGGCGATGCGTACCGCCAAACTGATGGAAGAGCGGGAACGCCGCGTGGTGGCGGAGGAACGAAACCGTTTGGCACGTGAAATCCACGACGGTATCGGACAATCGCTGGCCGGTGTTTTGATGAAAGTGGAGTCTGCGGCCCGGGTGTTTGACACTCACCCAGAGCGGGTGCGTCAATGGCTGGAAGAAGCGCAGGTGAAGCTGAGGGAAGGATTGAAGGAGGTTCGCCACTCGATCACGGCGCTCAGGCCATCTCCCGCGGCTCGGTTGGGTTTGCTGCCTGCGTTGCGGCAACGCGTGGAAGCGCATCAGCGCGAGACGGGTCAATGGTCCGTGTTTCAGATTAAAGGACGAGCGTATCCGTTGTTGCAGGAGTGGGAGGAAACCATTTATCAGGTGTGTCATGAGGCACTGAACAATGTGGCCAAACATGCACAAGCCACCAAGGTGCGCGTGCAATTGCGGTTCACAACGGAGTATGTTCGCTTGATCGTGCAGGATGACGGAGTTGGATTCAGTTTGGGCAAAGCAATTTCCAAAGCGGAGGCCCACAAACGGTACGGCATCGTCGGTATGAACGAACGAGCGCAAAAACTGGAGGCGGCATTACAGTTTTTGAGTAAACCGAACAAGGGAACGCGTGTGATCCTAACGATTCCGACGGAGAAAAGCGAGGAGGAGTCCGTTCATGTCTATTCGCGTTTTACTAGTGGATGATCATGCCGTTTTGCGTGACGGCTTGTCCAATATCATCAGTCTGGAAGACGACATGGAAGTGGTGGGAGAGGCCAAGAGCGGCATCGAAGCGTTGCAGTTGGTGGAGGAAGTCCAACCGGACGTGATCCTGATGGATATCAATATGCCGGGAATGAACGGGGTGGAAGCGATTCGCCGCATTCATACCCAGCATCCCAGAATCGCCATCATCGTATTGACCATGTATGATCGGGACGAGTATCTCTATGAATCGATTCGTGCCGGTGCCACGGGCTATCTGCTCAAAGATGCTCCGTCGGGGGATGTGATCGCGGCGATCCGCTCGGCGTCCCGAGGAGAGTCGACACTCCATCCGGTGATGGCACGCAAACTGTTAGACAATTTGACAGGAGAAAAAAGAGGGGAACGGGGCAGCTCCGACGAGAATCTTACCCCGCGGGAATTGGACGTGTTGCAATTGATGGTCAAAGGGCACAGCAACAAAGAGATAGCGGAACAATTGTTCATCAGCGATAAAACCGTGAAGATCCATGTCAGCAACATCCTGAAAAAGCTGGGGGTCAAAAGCCGTTCCCAAGCGATTATTTATGCGATCCAGCATGAGTTGGTGGTGTTGGAATAGGAAAATGACCTTCCACTTGGGAAAGTAATCTCTTATGTGAGACACCCTAAGTCAGATGGCGGTGTCGGAGCAGCCGATGTTCCAGCCAAGCGACCAATTGGTACATGACCGTGGCCAACACGGCCACGATTAACAGGCTCATCATGACCAGTGTCAGATTGAACACCTGAAATCCGTAAATGATCAAGTAGCCGAGGCCAGCCTTGGAAACGAGGAACTCCCCGACGATGACGCCTACCCAGGCGAGTCCGACATTCACTTTCAGTGCGGCGATCATGTCGGGAATGCAGGCTGGGAAAATGATTTTGACGAACAATTGGCGCCGGGTGGCACCAAAGGATCGGGCCAGTTTGCATGCGTCGGGATCGACGTTTTGGAAGCTGGAGTGGATGACGAGCGCGGTGATAATCACCGTGATTGCTACACCCATCGCCAGAATCGAACCGAATCCCGCTCCCATCGCAACGATAAAGAGCGGGCCGAGCGCCACTTTGGGCATACTGTTGATCACAACGAGATAAGGGTCCAAGACGCGGGAGAGAAAAGGGGAAGACCAGATCAGCGTGGCTAGAGCGATCCCAGAGACGGTGCCGATTGTGAAACCGATGACCGTCTCAGTTGCAGTGGTGACAACATGATGGACCAAATCACCAGACTGGAGCAACTGGAGAATCTGTTCTCCTATGCGGGAAGGGCTGCTAAACAAAAACGGATCGATCCATCCCCGGTCGGCACTGATCTGCCATCCGCCGAAAAACAGGAGCAACAGGGCGAGACGGCAACCCCATACGCTCCACAGTCGCAGGCGCAGGCGGCGAAGATAGCGTGCGTGGGCGGGGGAACGCCCTCCCTTATCCGAATGTGCAGGTAACCATTTCATCAGTGCTCCATCTCCCTCCACAGTTCGTCAAACAACGTGCGGAACATCGGGTGACTGCGGGCTTCCAGCGGTGTGGCGGACCGCACCTCCGCGGGGATGGTCAGCGTTCTGCGGATTTGGCTGGGCCGGCCGCCCATTACCAACACTCGGTCGGAAACGGCCAATGCTTCCTCCAGGTCGTGTGTGACAAGCACGGCTGTTTTTTTCTGTTCGCGCAAAACGGTCACCATCAATTTCTCCAAGTGCAATTTGTGTTGATAATCCAGGGAGGAGAACGGTTCGTCCAACAAGAGGATATCGGGATCAACAGCCAGTGTGCGTACCAATGCCGCCCGCTGGCGCATGCCGCCGGAAAGTTGAGAGGGATAATGATGAGCCACATCCCCCAGCCCCAATTCGTGGAGCAGGTCAAGTGCCCGACCAACCGTGCGGTCGGACAGAAGACCGCGCAATTCCAATCCCAACATCACATTGGCTTTGATTGTTCGCCATTCGAGGAGACAGTCCTGTTGCAGCATGTATCCGACGCGGGGAGACGGGGAACGCAGGGTTTCATCGAAAATTCGCACCGTACCGGCAGTGGCGGGGATCAACCCCGCCATCAGTGACAAAATCGTACTCTTTCCACATCCGCTGGGTCCGACCAGCGTCAGGAATTCACCAGGTTTGACCGTCAGACTGACGGGACCCACAGCGTGAATTTCTTCTGTTTTGGTCATATAGGTTTTGATCACCTGTTCCAGCACGATGGCATGGGAAGGTTGCATATCGCCATTCCCCCAAACACAGGCGCGGCGCACCATCGCCCCGGGGATACGGGGGCGGTTTACCGCATCGCTTTTTTGGCTAACTCCATTTTGACGATGGTGTCATAGGGAACATTGCCGGGCAATTCACCGGCTTGACGCATGATGTCGATCATATGACCGTATTCTTGTCGGTCGATGATCGGGTCGGTGGCCCATGCCTGTTGTTCCTTGTATCGTTGCAGCACTTTTTCCAATACGGCACGGTTCGTGTCGGGAAACTCAGGGGCAATCACATCTGCAATTTCCCGAACGGAATGCGATTGGACCCATTGTTGGCCTTGATACACGGCACGTATGAAACGGAGCAGGGTATCGGGATCTTGTTCCAGTTTGGATCGACCGGTGATGTAGATGGTATAGGGAAGGCGACCGCTGTCTTTCCCGAATGAGGCGACCACTTTCCCTTTTCCCTCCTGTTCCAATTTGGAGGCGACAGGTTCAAACAACTGGACGTAGTCCCCTGTCCCGGCGGCAAAGGCGTTGCCGAGATTTTTGTAGTCCACGTTTTGAATGATCTTTACATCCTTATGGGGTTTTAAGCCATGGCGGTGTTGCACGTACTCACTCACCATCTCAGGCATGCCGCCCTTGCGTTGGCCCAACAGCGTTTTGCCGCGTAGGTCGCTCCATTGAAACGGTCCGATTTGATTGCGGGCGACGAGAAAGCTGCCGTCCGTCTGCGTCAACTGGGCGATGCCGACCACCGGACGGGAAGCGCCGCGTGCGGTGACGTAGACAGCGGCTTCCGCTCCAACTAACACGATATCGGCGTCACCCGATAAGAGAGTAGTCATCGTTTTGTCGCCGCCGAAGCCGTTGGTCACCTCTACCGTCAATCCCTGCTCCTTGAAAAAGCCTTCGCGGATCGCCACATACTGTGGTGCGTAAAACATGGAATGCGTCACTTCAACCAATCGAACGGTACGGGAGTGGGAAGAGGACGGTGAACAGGCAGTCACAACCATCAGCCAACAGGAGACAACGGCGAATCCGATCATCCACCGAAATGTTCGCATGTCGGTCATCCTTTCTCGAAATTGGGCTGATGTATCGTATGCCTGGGCTTCAAATTCTGTTCACATTGGCTGCCTGCTGTAGGAATAGCCTATGATATAATAAGGAAAGACTGAAAGAGAAAAAGAGTGTCCATCAACAGGGAATTAACTGATTTCCGCAAGATACCCGGTGAGCAGGCACTCGGGCACGGATGACCTGGAATCGGGGTGGGGTCCATGCACATTTTAGTGGTCGGATTCAATCACAAGACGGCTCCAGTATCGTTGCGGGAGCGTTTGGCTTTCTCCGAAAACGAATGGGGAAAAGCTGTGACGACATTGCGCCATACCAAGAGCATTTTGGAGAGCGTCATCGTCAGCACCTGCAACCGGATGGAGCTTTACGTCATTTGCGATCAACTGCATACGGGCGAATACTACGCCAAAACGTTTTTGGAAGATTGGTTCTCCGTTCCCAAATCGGAGTTCGTCGATCATCTGTACATCAAACAAAACGATGAAGCGGTCCGTCATCTGTTTACGGTGGTGTGCGGGCTGGATTCGATGGTGATCGGGGAGACGCAAATCCTGGGACAAGTGCGCGATGCGTTCTTGAAAGCACAGGAACAACAAACCACCGGCACGATGTTCAACACCCTGTTTCGCCAGGCGATTACGCTCGGCAAGCGGGCACATGCCGAGACGGAGCTGGGGCAAAATGCCGTTTCCGTCAGCTATGCTGCGGTGGAGCTGGGGAAAAAGCTGTTCCCGACATTCTCCGGCAAAA
This genomic window contains:
- a CDS encoding ABC transporter permease, whose translation is MKWLPAHSDKGGRSPAHARYLRRLRLRLWSVWGCRLALLLLFFGGWQISADRGWIDPFLFSSPSRIGEQILQLLQSGDLVHHVVTTATETVIGFTIGTVSGIALATLIWSSPFLSRVLDPYLVVINSMPKVALGPLFIVAMGAGFGSILAMGVAITVIITALVIHSSFQNVDPDACKLARSFGATRRQLFVKIIFPACIPDMIAALKVNVGLAWVGVIVGEFLVSKAGLGYLIIYGFQVFNLTLVMMSLLIVAVLATVMYQLVAWLEHRLLRHRHLT
- the yihA gene encoding ribosome biogenesis GTP-binding protein YihA/YsxC → MNVKQVEFVISAVRPSQYPEDALPEIALAGRSNVGKSSLINRMVHRKNLARTSSKPGKTQTINFYRVNGQLYFADMPGYGFARVSKETKAAWARMIEGYLLNRQELKGVIQVVDIRHPPTRDDRMMYDWLKHYGIPVIVVATKADKIPRGKWPKHVKQVREGIQIREDDPFILFSAETGQGKDELWNAIAALVSES
- a CDS encoding D-alanine--D-alanine ligase → MGKKLRVAVLFGGKSGEHEVSIQSAASVLKAIDRNRFDVIPIAIDKSGEWRIGQKALPYLEGTGEPALLEGLKSGLPVVSVQGEGMVPALDWDAVDVVFPVLHGTYGEDGTIQGFFELANIPYVGAGVLASAVGMDKVMMKKIFAQEGLPQGRFSHVLRSRLEREMDQVIEEIETAFDYPVFLKPANLGSSVGISKATNREELIKGLRLAAQYDRKVVVEEFIPAREVEVAVLGNDDPQASVPGEIVSSNDFYDYRAKYIDGKSEMRIPAELPAETVKEIRQLAVKAYRAIDCSGLARVDFFVRKDNGQVLINEINTLPGFTQYSMYPKLWEHSGLSYTDLITKLIELAIERHQEKEKTVTTLELDEPK
- a CDS encoding ABC transporter ATP-binding protein, which translates into the protein MQPSHAIVLEQVIKTYMTKTEEIHAVGPVSLTVKPGEFLTLVGPSGCGKSTILSLMAGLIPATAGTVRIFDETLRSPSPRVGYMLQQDCLLEWRTIKANVMLGLELRGLLSDRTVGRALDLLHELGLGDVAHHYPSQLSGGMRQRAALVRTLAVDPDILLLDEPFSSLDYQHKLHLEKLMVTVLREQKKTAVLVTHDLEEALAVSDRVLVMGGRPSQIRRTLTIPAEVRSATPLEARSHPMFRTLFDELWREMEH
- a CDS encoding DMT family transporter; this encodes MSKHWIAEGTLLGIAFIWGITFVLVQNAIAVLPPFSFLAVRFGLAFLLMLPFAVTSRNRSNESALRAGYLGLLLGVWLYLGFALQTWSLLYTTSGKSGFLTGLSVTLVPVISFFILRIKPKPTAVAGVLCSVLGLYLLAFVDFSAINIGDVLAFLCAIAFALQIVYTGKYAPDGDASMIVTAQIGTVALFSLLSSAIWENPAAIFRADVYLNHDVATALIVTALFCTALAFWAQTHFQKYTTPNRVALIFAMEPVFAALGDYWFKGVTLNATAQVGCLLIFLGMILAEIDVAWWKKIRWSSQKSKVS
- the lon gene encoding endopeptidase La, whose protein sequence is MVLHLDVGRERSVKALEQAMVDENLIVLSTQREVHIEEPSPDDIYRMGTIARVRQMLKLPNGTIRVLVEGLHRATIDEFLDEQTFYRVRVTQLAPQVKDDLQLEALMRSVLDYFEQYLRLSKKVSPETYSAVADIDDPGRLADIIASHLPLKIADKQKILETIDVHKRLETLLEMLNDEREVLELERKISQRVKKQMEKTQKEYYLREQMKAIQRELGEKEGRVGEVEELREQLSKLDAPDYVVEKVEKEIERLEKIPTTSAEGGVIRTYVEWLLQLPWRKETKDDLDLKKAEKILDEDHYGLEKAKERVLEYLAVQKMVKKLKGPILCLVGPPGVGKTSLARSVARALNRKFVRVSLGGVRDEAEIRGHRRTYVGALPGRIIQGMKTAGTINPVFLLDEIDKMSADFRGDPAAALLEVLDPEQNATFSDHYIEIPYDLSKVMFITTANNLYGIPRPLLDRMEVLNISGYTELEKEQIAKGYLIPKQMKEHGLAKDQLQIHKDAILKVIRHYTREAGVRNLERTIGTLCRKAAKLLVTGEKKKVVITPKNLEQFLGPVKFRYGRAEETDQVGAATGLAWTETGGDTLTIEVTVLPGKGKLTLTGKLGEVMKESAQAAFSYIRSRAEEFHIDPEFHEKNDIHIHVPEGAIPKDGPSAGITMATALVSALTGIPISRHVAMTGEITLRGRVLPIGGLKEKALSAHRAGIRHVLIPKDNEKDLEDVPESVRRDLTFTLVEHMDEVLARALVRDPRERKTS
- a CDS encoding response regulator, which gives rise to MSIRVLLVDDHAVLRDGLSNIISLEDDMEVVGEAKSGIEALQLVEEVQPDVILMDINMPGMNGVEAIRRIHTQHPRIAIIVLTMYDRDEYLYESIRAGATGYLLKDAPSGDVIAAIRSASRGESTLHPVMARKLLDNLTGEKRGERGSSDENLTPRELDVLQLMVKGHSNKEIAEQLFISDKTVKIHVSNILKKLGVKSRSQAIIYAIQHELVVLE
- a CDS encoding ABC transporter substrate-binding protein; protein product: MRTFRWMIGFAVVSCWLMVVTACSPSSSHSRTVRLVEVTHSMFYAPQYVAIREGFFKEQGLTVEVTNGFGGDKTMTTLLSGDADIVLVGAEAAVYVTARGASRPVVGIAQLTQTDGSFLVARNQIGPFQWSDLRGKTLLGQRKGGMPEMVSEYVQHRHGLKPHKDVKIIQNVDYKNLGNAFAAGTGDYVQLFEPVASKLEQEGKGKVVASFGKDSGRLPYTIYITGRSKLEQDPDTLLRFIRAVYQGQQWVQSHSVREIADVIAPEFPDTNRAVLEKVLQRYKEQQAWATDPIIDRQEYGHMIDIMRQAGELPGNVPYDTIVKMELAKKAMR
- a CDS encoding GAF domain-containing sensor histidine kinase — encoded protein: MRNWKKAWERALMTAVIMTGWGWMVYDLIHPVTFSAGWSVLVLLGIYLFVVEYHPHPAGGGKVTLHFPLLYALSSWFSPPIAGLIFVDVVLVVTWLKRQSFSRSLFRTGYTLIGLFAASVAHHVVRPWLSGLAPLSQLLFGLITFLLVYELVSKGIRDSVEQLMPASRRGRTWWGSWPLEPGLLLLSFLYCTVAIVFEVPRQPYGFLGIAFFFAPLAGFAVLLNIIARLKRQQQKMELLFVIATRINQTLDLRKVMKETLIPLSKVIDYTYGVVYLLRDGLLYPEVFAGEETLKVKHRPLPLNRGLSGWVASHAKPACIHDVRKDPRCKGTPTDAEGVKSLLSVPLEVNGEVMGVITLGKTETYGFRDMDLRFLTVLASQAVVAMRTAKLMEERERRVVAEERNRLAREIHDGIGQSLAGVLMKVESAARVFDTHPERVRQWLEEAQVKLREGLKEVRHSITALRPSPAARLGLLPALRQRVEAHQRETGQWSVFQIKGRAYPLLQEWEETIYQVCHEALNNVAKHAQATKVRVQLRFTTEYVRLIVQDDGVGFSLGKAISKAEAHKRYGIVGMNERAQKLEAALQFLSKPNKGTRVILTIPTEKSEEESVHVYSRFTSG